In Bacteroidota bacterium, the following proteins share a genomic window:
- a CDS encoding DUF805 domain-containing protein, with product MNWYLQVLQKYATFSGRARRSEYWMFMLFNMIFAIAAMVLDNVLGIAHEITNYGPIYGLYALGMFIPGLAVTVRRLHDVGKSGWMFLIAFIPFIGAIYLLVLVVSDSKPGRNEYGPNPKEEGDGIDGETLDAHLVK from the coding sequence ATGAATTGGTATTTACAAGTATTACAAAAGTATGCTACGTTTAGCGGAAGAGCTAGAAGGTCAGAGTATTGGATGTTCATGCTGTTTAATATGATTTTTGCTATTGCTGCAATGGTGTTGGACAATGTTCTTGGTATTGCACACGAAATAACAAACTATGGACCAATATACGGACTGTACGCTTTGGGAATGTTTATCCCCGGTTTAGCTGTAACAGTACGCAGACTTCACGATGTTGGGAAAAGCGGATGGATGTTTCTTATTGCATTTATCCCGTTTATCGGAGCTATATATCTTTTGGTTTTGGTTGTTTCCGATAGCAAACCAGGTAGAAATGAATACGGGCCAAATCCTAAGGAAGAAGGAGACGGAATAGACGGCGAAACTCTCGATGCTCATTTGGTAAAATAA
- a CDS encoding RDD family protein: MNETILDAIQEPAVSNFVDYGSFLRRFAAMFIDGIILQFGIGIISTFFTSSMVNSFGNLGPNPDFDQLLQVYYGFISFFSLTVVAGWLYSALLESSKHQATIGKVAMKLVVTDLEGKRISFGKATGRHFAKLLSSIFFIGYLMALFTSRNQGLHDKLAGALIYKTK; encoded by the coding sequence ATGAATGAAACTATCCTGGATGCAATCCAAGAACCCGCTGTATCGAATTTTGTTGACTATGGTTCTTTTCTCAGAAGATTTGCTGCTATGTTTATAGATGGAATTATCCTCCAATTCGGAATAGGCATAATCTCTACTTTCTTTACGTCTTCAATGGTAAATAGCTTTGGTAACTTAGGTCCTAATCCTGATTTTGACCAGCTTCTGCAAGTTTATTACGGATTCATTTCATTTTTCTCATTAACTGTTGTGGCAGGGTGGCTGTACTCCGCGTTACTGGAAAGTTCAAAGCATCAGGCTACAATTGGTAAAGTTGCAATGAAATTGGTTGTAACCGATTTGGAAGGAAAAAGGATCAGTTTTGGAAAAGCCACGGGTCGTCACTTTGCCAAATTACTTTCAAGTATATTTTTTATCGGATATTTAATGGCTCTTTTTACTTCGAGAAATCAGGGTTTGCACGATAAGCTTGCAGGAGCTCTGATATACAAAACAAAATAA
- a CDS encoding RDD family protein, with product MKNASIEVLTTQNVTIKYEFAEIIQRIGAYILDLVFMNIIALVPFITVSIISSNVTTAYYLFFMPILIFYTLVLELFNNGQTLGKQILGIKVIRIDGSEPETMDYVVRWIFSPADYMLTFGIMATVLIKISKNHQRLGDIVGGTSVIRIKPSHKLTLSNLLSIGDNYKNYVVKYPEVRRYSEEQVILIKTTLDRYVKTPNIAHTRALLKLVRKVTVNIIPEKELKTNNMRVEFLKTVISDYVILTR from the coding sequence GTGAAAAACGCATCCATAGAAGTTCTTACTACTCAAAACGTTACGATTAAATATGAATTTGCCGAAATAATACAACGGATTGGAGCTTATATACTTGATCTTGTATTTATGAATATTATTGCTCTTGTTCCATTTATAACTGTTTCTATTATCTCCAGTAACGTTACAACTGCCTATTATTTGTTTTTTATGCCGATACTAATTTTTTACACATTAGTATTGGAACTGTTTAACAACGGGCAAACTCTCGGAAAACAAATTTTGGGAATAAAGGTTATCCGCATCGACGGAAGTGAACCCGAAACAATGGACTATGTTGTTAGATGGATATTTTCGCCTGCTGATTATATGTTGACATTCGGAATTATGGCAACAGTATTAATTAAAATCTCAAAAAACCATCAACGTTTAGGCGATATAGTAGGAGGAACATCGGTAATCAGGATAAAACCATCGCATAAATTAACCCTCAGCAACCTGCTTTCGATAGGAGATAACTATAAAAACTATGTTGTAAAATACCCCGAAGTAAGGAGATATAGCGAAGAACAGGTTATCCTGATAAAAACAACCTTAGACAGGTATGTAAAAACTCCAAATATTGCTCATACCAGAGCCTTACTGAAATTGGTAAGAAAAGTAACGGTAAATATCATTCCGGAAAAAGAGCTTAAAACAAATAATATGAGAGTGGAGTTCCTGAAAACTGTAATAAGTGACTACGTTATTCTTACAAGATAG